The Arachis hypogaea cultivar Tifrunner chromosome 19, arahy.Tifrunner.gnm2.J5K5, whole genome shotgun sequence genome has a window encoding:
- the LOC112776153 gene encoding ATP-dependent Clp protease proteolytic subunit 5, chloroplastic codes for MAHTCLFTPTSSLRLNSLALSSTHSSSPHTFTLSFSSSNPFLSWNLRKSVDNRKATKRSPVKAIYGDEYWTPESLRQDIWSIRNDLQVPSSPYFPAYAQGQGPPPMVQERFQSVISQLFQYRIIRCGGAVDDDMANIIVAQLLYLDAVDPNKDIVMYVNSPGGSVTAGMAIFDTMRHIRPDVSTVCVGLAASMGAFLLSAGTKGKRYSLPNSRIMIHQPLGGAQGGQTDIDIQANEMLHHKANLNGYLSYHTGQSLERINQDTDRDFFMSAKEAKDYGLIDGVIMNPLKALQPLEAAAEGKDRATV; via the exons ATGGCACACACTTGCCTTTTCACTCCCACTTCCTCTCTTAGGCTCAACTCCCTCGCTCTTTCCTCCACCCACTCGTCTTCTCCTCACACTTTCACCCTGTCCTTCTCCTCCTCCAACCCTTTCCTCTCCTG GAATTTAAGGAAATCAGTCGATAATAGAAAGGCTACTAAAAGGTCTCCTGTGAAAGCAATATATGGTGATGAATATTGGACACCTGAGAGTTTGCGACAGGATATTTGGTCCATAAG GAACGATTTGCAAGTCCCATCTTCCCCTTATTTCCCTGCATATGCACAGGGACAAGGGCCACCTCCCATGGTGCAGGAGCGTTTCCAGAGTGTCATAAGTCAACTTTTTCAATAT AGAATTATCCGTTGTGGTGGAGCAGTTGATGATGATATGGCAAACATCATAGTGGCCCAGCTCCTTTACCTTGATGCTGTTGATCCTAACAAG GATATTGTCATGTATGTAAACTCTCCAGGAGGATCAGTTACTGCTG GTATGGCTATATTTGATACAATGAGGCATATTCGACCTGATGTATCCACTGTCTGCGTTGGACTAGCGGCTAG TATGGGAGCTTTTCTGCTTAGTGCAGGAACCAAAG GAAAGAGATACAGCTTGCCTAATTCAAGGATAATGATCCATCAACCGCTTGGTGGTGCTCAAGGAGGGCAAACTGACATAGATATTCAG GCAAATGAAATGCTGCATCACAAGGCAAACCTTAATGGGTATCTCTCCTATCACACCGGCCAAAGTCTCGAGAGGATTAACCAGGACACAGACCGTGATTTTTTTATGAGTGCAAAAGAAGCCAAAGATTACGGACTCATAGATGGTGTCATTATGAATCCTCTTAAAGCTCTTCAACCATTAGAAGCTGCAGCAGAGGGTAAAGATAGAGCTACTGTTTGA